The genomic stretch TGCTGACAGGTCTTCTCACGATGAAAGCGTTGTTGGACAAAGTAGCGCTGCGGTTTCGCGGATTCAAAGCTTTGAATTGTGCGAAGATCCTTCTTTCTGGAAAGATTATAATGTGCAGGTGTTTGAAAGGGAAACCTAATTTCCAGTTTTCACTACTCTGTGATGAAAGTTAATATCATAAATTTGTGTTTAAATTCTTGATTTATACTTTATCTATGCATACAGTTTAGGAATGGGTTAGGGTTATAACTTGGTTTAAGTTGATTgagtttgtttttgtttaattttttgtgAGCTAGGTTATAATTAGAATGCGTCCGCTTAGCAATAACGAGATATCCGTTCAAGGTAATAACAAGTGTGTTAGACAAGAGAGTTGTCAGACAATTTCTTGGACTGGACCTCTGGAGGCACCGTTTACTTTTGATATGGTTGCAGATGAGAATGTTAGCCAGGTAAATTTTTGTTGGTTGCATTCATTTTGGTTGGAATTAGAACTATTGTGCATTGTGCAAGTTAATTATCAATGTTGTGGTTGTATtgctttttcattttttcaagcTTGATTTTCACATTATCTTGATGCAACAGGAGAACCTCTTTAAAGTAGCTGGTGTGCTAATGGTAGATAACTGCAAGTGAGTCATTATCTTATCTTTCAAAATTTTAACAATTTTATTATATAGAGAATAATTGTTTGTGCATTTAGACGGGAAGTGGACACCATGCTTGGTGACATTGAAGGGGGAACTAGAAGACACATTGTCAACTGTGGGATGACACCAAGAATTTTTGAGCACTTGGTTTCAAGAATTCAGAAGGTATAGTTTGTTATGGTATTCATTTAGATCGTTCATTTTCTCCATTTCTCCATTTAAGAAAGTTTCGTTTTTGATATATGGGTCTTATTTTTTTGCACCCTTAGGAATGTTGGGTACTAGCTTCAACTTTTCGCGTGGTCGTGGTGAGGATCGGTTTTATAATCCGCCGCAAGCTCGCCGGCTGTTACACACGGCGGAGAATGAGAGGATTTGGAGAGCTCACAGCGATGTGACGGTCAGTAGGTCGGTGGTGAGAGAGAAATCGATGGATTCGATTGAGAAGGAGAATGGAAAGGTTTTTGAAATCGGTTACACCGTCGGTGCATGCTCAGCATCTTTCTAAGGTTgttcttttttttctattttagttACTAGAGCTTATTTAATGCTTTCTTTTTTAAACTGTTTTTAGTTGATTTAGTATGTTTAATTGTTGGAAtaactgaatttttttttaatgtttgtgtCTTTGTTTGTGACCGATGCATTGAATGAGGAAGTAGAACACTAAGCCCATGAATaatgaattttaataaataaatactgCTGTGACATAAAGTTAAGCTTTGTGTTAGGGTGTAATGGCAACACATGGCTTTGAGAAATCAATGAATGAATTACACATGGCCGTGACTGGTCAAGTAAAGCCAGTACGAGAAATAGAAAGTATTATATAGTGAAGTTTTTATGGAAGATAGTCATATTTAATACATTATCAAATGTTATATGTTGTTAATTAAAAGTTTTAAAATGCCAGTGATATttctaaagttttttttttgtaaaatcaaattaaatactaTAACAATACACTACAAGTAAGCACTAGTTTACTTGATTATTATTGTAATGTTTTTGTCTTCATTTTTTGATAGAGAATATTAATGACA from Vicia villosa cultivar HV-30 ecotype Madison, WI linkage group LG4, Vvil1.0, whole genome shotgun sequence encodes the following:
- the LOC131598956 gene encoding kinesin-like protein KIN-12E isoform X1; amino-acid sequence: MIRADRSSHDESVVGQSSAAVSRIQSFELCEDPSFWKDYNVQVIIRMRPLSNNEISVQGNNKCVRQESCQTISWTGPLEAPFTFDMVADENVSQENLFKVAGVLMVDNCKREVDTMLGDIEGGTRRHIVNCGMTPRIFEHLVSRIQKECWVLASTFRVVVVRIGFIIRRKLAGCYTRRRMRGFGELTAM
- the LOC131598956 gene encoding kinesin-like protein KIN-12E isoform X3, translating into MKVIIRMRPLSNNEISVQGNNKCVRQESCQTISWTGPLEAPFTFDMVADENVSQENLFKVAGVLMVDNCKREVDTMLGDIEGGTRRHIVNCGMTPRIFEHLVSRIQKECWVLASTFRVVVVRIGFIIRRKLAGCYTRRRMRGFGELTAM
- the LOC131598956 gene encoding kinesin-like protein KIN-12E isoform X2, with the translated sequence MIRSSHDESVVGQSSAAVSRIQSFELCEDPSFWKDYNVQVIIRMRPLSNNEISVQGNNKCVRQESCQTISWTGPLEAPFTFDMVADENVSQENLFKVAGVLMVDNCKREVDTMLGDIEGGTRRHIVNCGMTPRIFEHLVSRIQKECWVLASTFRVVVVRIGFIIRRKLAGCYTRRRMRGFGELTAM